Genomic DNA from Candidatus Hydrothermales bacterium:
GCCAGTAAGTTTCCTTTAGCTGTTTTGCCTTTAGCCACTCGTTTATAGTAAAGCGAATATTTTCTCCCTTTTTTCTTGCCTTTACTTCAATTCTTCTTACTTCACGATATCCTGTTTCAGGATCAACAGGTCCTAAACTTCTTATATCAAACCCTAATTTTTGACTTGAGACATCCTCGGGCTCCCAACCCCTGCCTTTTTCATATTCCATAACTATTTTCATTGCAGCTTGTTCACTTTTAAGCTTTTCCTCTTCTTTTTCTACGAAGTCCGAAATCTGCGAAATATCAGGCGGCAAAACAAAAAAGGAAGCTATATGAATTATTGGACCAAACCGGAGAGTAGTCATTTCCTTTACATTCTCAAGTTTTTCTTTTTTTATTCTATGTAAATCCTCTATTTCTTCCTCCATTTTTTTAATCTCCTCTTCACTTTTCCCCTCAGCCTTTGCCTCCATTATTCTACGTTCAAAGGCAAATACTCTTTCATCGTAAGATTTCTCAAGATAATCTCTGATAATATCTGCGTTCCTCTTTCTCTCCCTTAAAATTTCTTTTCTTTTTTCATATAAATGATTAGTCATCAAATAATCTTTGACTTTGTTAAGATCAAATGTAAGTTTTTGATCGAAATTTTCTTTATAGGGGACAAAGTCATGAATAATATCAGGCGGTATCATCGAAAATTCACCGCTTTTGCTCTCTCTTACCGCACACAATTCCTTATAGACTATACTATCTTTACTATCAACGATTGCAAACTCTAAGAAATGAATCCAATAAAACTCCGAAGTATTTAAATCAACTACTACAGCATATTTTCCCTTAGCATAAATTGGATGACCAGGGCTTACAAGAACAGCATCAACATGTTGATCCTTATCGAGATCTTCTTTATGAAAAGTTATTTTTGGATACTTATCTAAAGGTTTCCCAAATCGTCTAACTGATTCAAGAGAGTCTGAGCGAAAATCTGCTGGAACATAAGGAATCCTTAATAATCCATCTGCTCTCTTTTTCAACTTTTAGTCCTAATAGCTCAGCTGCTTTTTTGAAGTACCTTTCAACATATTCAGGCATGAGTCTTTTTCCTCTGCTTCAAAATTTTCCCTTTGAAATCCTGAAAAGTCGACATAGGCACGGGCTAAGGCTATACCTGTCATCTTTTCATACTCCTTCAATTTCTCCGGATCAATCCTGTCAATAATTTCAAGGTACTCTTCAAGACGATGAGGGTTGTAGGCAGCCTCCCTTAAAGTTTCAGCTAAATCTACTTTATTTATTGAAAGGATCTCGCCGATTACATCATAAACTCTTTTCTCCCCTAGCGTTCTTTTCATTTTTTCAATCTTATCAAGAAGTTTTTTAGAACTATACCTTCAATTATGGGTTTCCCATTTACAGATTCTTCTGCGACAAAGTTAAAAACGTAGACATCTCTTTTTTGTCCTATTCGGTGGACTCTTCCCATTCGTTGTTCAAGACGTGCAGGATTCCAGGGTAAGTCGTAATTAATAACAAGATGGCAAAATTGTAAGTTTATTCCCTCGCCTGCTGCCTCTGTAGCTATACAAATTTGAGCGTTGGTTCTAAATTCTTCCTGAGCTCTTTTCCTTTCGTTAACATCCATTCCGCCATGAATTTCACAAGTAGAGTATCCCCAACTTTCAATGTGCCCCTTTGGATAACGGAGTGTATCTCTCTGTTCGGTGAAAATTAACAGTTTCCGCTACTGTCCTTTAGTTCTGAAAACTCTGCTCTTTCTAAACACTCCTTTAATGCATTTAATTTGGTGTCAATTGCCCTTTTATATACACCTTCTGCCTTATAAACTAGCTCTTTTAGAACCTCTATTTCTTCTTTTAATTCTTCAATCTTATTTGCAGGAGAAAATTCGTCTGTTAATTTATCAGCAGTTTTCTCATCCAAATCAGAGTCGTCACTTTCTTCATCAAGCTCTATATCCCTAGTTTTTTCCAATAGCTTATACCCTTCATCACTTGGCAATTTTTCTAATTCGCTTAAAAGTCTTTTCTGTTTTCAAGTCTTCGTTCGAGGGTTTTATAGATAGCGTAGGTAGAGCTTGCAAGACGTCGTTGAAAGATAGTTCTTGTAAGTGCAATACTTTGCCTTAGATGTCCTTCACCTTCTAAAGCTAAAAATCGATTTAGATAATTTGTTACTGCTTCGTATAACTCATATTCTTCTACCGTAACCTTGAAAGAAATAGTTATAGTATGTCTTTTTGTAAATAGAGGTTTTCCTTGTAGATCACGTAAATCTTCTTTTAATCTTCTTAAGATCCAGGGATTATTTTTATCAGAAAAAACAAGGGTTTTAATTTTTCCAATTTCATTTTGAAATTTATGTGGTTCTGGAAAAACGTCTGGATCAAGTAATCTTAAAAAGTGGCAGAATCTCTCGTCATCACCGTAGTGAAGGAGTTGCTGTAAGTAAAAGTAAGTGATTTGGTTTTAATGAGAGTTTTTCTACAAGTTGATAACGTTTAGTTGCCTCACGTTGAGGTGCTCGGTCACTTCTTCTTTTGGTGTATGCTGAGCATTTGTGGGCCTCATCAACGATAACAATATCCCAGTTTTGCTGCCACACCTTCTCCCTTACTTCTGGTCTTTTTGCATAGTCCATAGATACTATTATTTGATTTTCCCTTTGCCATATATTTATAGCCTATTTTTTGTCAAGTTCAGAATCGACTATTATGAAATACTCATTAAAAAATCTTAGGAGTTCATCTTGCCACTGAATTTTTAGATTAGCAGGAACAATTATTAAAATCTTTTCTATTCCGAAGCGTAATTTAAGTTCTTTGATCAATAGTCCAGCCATTATGGTTTTTCCAGCTCCAGGGTCATCGGCTAAAAGAAAACGTAAGCGTGGTTGAGGTAACATTTTTCCGTAAACTGCCTCTATTTGATGAGGTAAAGTTCGAATACCCGATAAACTAACTGCAAAGTATGGGTCATAGGAATAGGCATTACGAATGCGATAAGATTCAACTTAAAGAGTTAAATAATCTGGATCTACAGGCTTTATATCCTCAGATATTATCTTGATCTCATTTAGCTCTTCACCAGATAAAACAACCTCTTCAAGATAGCCGTCAACTCTTCTCACTAAAAATTTGAATTTAGTGCCTATAAGGGTTACATCTTCAACTTCTACGGGTTCTGGGAAATACTGTGATAGGATTATTCTTTTTTCAAGAATTTTTCAATCTTCATATTATTTTCATAATTAGTAAACGGATTCATAATCTTACCTCATTTCTTTAAATTTTAAGACTTTAGGAGTATCTTTTCTGACTGTCTTCCATACTGCTTTATAATCTCCAAGATATTCGTAAACCAATTTATTTTTGATCTCTAATTTAACACTTTGCACTTTACTCACAACGACTTTGGTTATAATTTTAAGCTTTTTCTCAATATTTTCCCAAACACTTGTGTACTTTCGTAGCACTTTAAATTAAAGGTTTTAGTAATTAAATTTTTCCGGTCTATAAGATTTTCATAAATGCCTCTAAAGAATGTTCTTAAATAGTTTTATTGAATCTCTAAGCAGAAAATTTGAGTTTGATAGTAGTTATGAAAGAGTGCGATTCCCTTACCTTAGAAGAATTTTTCAAAATGGAGCATTTTCACCCTATATGTTTCACTGAATTTTCTACTTTTAAAAAAATTTGGTTTCTTTTCTTTACAAAACTTGTCAAAAAAATCTTTAAACTGTTTTGCCCTGATATATCGGAGTCACAACTCCTTTGCTTTCTTACTACTGGGTCTTCCTCCTTTGGGAATAAGAAACTTTATTCTCTACCCAGACTCTATATTTTTTGTAAATGAAGAGTATATCTAATTACTCCAAAAAGACCTTTCCCCATCCCTCCTCTTTATCAAGAAATCTAACAAGTTGTAACTTCTCTAAAACAATTTCCTTAATTTTTATTCTGCACTAACTTTCTTTTTGACTTTTTAACTTTCATATTTTTTTCAAAAATTCTCTTATATATGGATTTGTTTTAATTTCGGCTTTTAAATTGGTCATGTCGCCATGCCCTGGAAAAATTTCAACTTCTTCTCCTAATAGAAGTATTTTTTAAAAGTATTGATTTGATTAATTCTTTGAAACTGCTCCCCGGAAAATCTACTCTTCCAACAGTTCCTTTTCCTCAATCTCTATAACTTATTCTTTTTCCCTCTTCACGAAACATTTTAACATCTTCACCTTCTCTCTTTGTTTATCCCACTTTTTTGCAATCTCACTCTTTTCAACATCTAAATCTCCGAACTTTTTCTTCAGTTCTCCTAATTCTTTGTCAAGATTGAAAAGATATTCAGGATTAAATTCATAACCTCTCTTTTTTAAGCGCCCGAATCAAAATCCCTTTTTCTCCCTTAGATATTCTTTTGAAATCATAGGATATTAATCATAATGAACATTGAAAAAAATTTGAAAAATGTCTTTTAATTTTATTATGCACGCTGATTTTTAGGGGGGGCG
This window encodes:
- a CDS encoding DUF3883 domain-containing protein; translation: MKKRADGLLRIPYVPADFRSDSLESVRRFGKPLDKYPKITFHKEDLDKDQHVDAVLVSPGHPIYAKGKYAVVVDLNTSEFYWIHFLEFAIVDSKDSIVYKELCAVRESKSGEFSMIPPDIIHDFVPYKENFDQKLTFDLNKVKDYLMTNHLYEKRKEILRERKRNADIIRDYLEKSYDERVFAFERRIMEAKAEGKSEEEIKKMEEEIEDLHRIKKEKLENVKEMTTLRFGPIIHIASFFVLPPDISQISDFVEKEEEKLKSEQAAMKIVMEYEKGRGWEPEDVSSQKLGFDIRSLGPVDPETGYREVRRIEVKARKKGENIRFTINEWLKAKQLKETYWLYVVWNPTSPDYEIVTIPDPAHNLEYAAKEIKSISHYEIDGKEIQKFKLEV
- a CDS encoding C-terminal helicase domain-containing protein, producing MLIFTEQRDTLRYPKGHIESWGYSTCEIHGGMDVNERKRAQEEFRTNAQICIATEAAGEGINLQFCHLVINYDLPWNPARLEQRMGRVHRIGQKRDVYVFNFVAEESVNGKPIIEGIVLKNFLIRLKK